The following are encoded together in the Glycine max cultivar Williams 82 chromosome 8, Glycine_max_v4.0, whole genome shotgun sequence genome:
- the LOC121175276 gene encoding structural maintenance of chromosomes protein 2-1-like gives MKSLSEKVDALSQNLVRETSVLNNKEDTLRSEEANKANLVKNIEELKHSVKEKSSAVKKAEEGATDLKKKVDELTKSLEEHDKEYQVKA, from the exons ATGAAATCTCTGTCAGAGAAGGTAGATGCACTTTCCCAGAATCTTGTGAGGGAAACGTCTGTACTAAATAATAAAGAAGACACTTTGAGGAGTGAAGAAGCCAACAAAGCAAAT cttgttaaaaatattgaagaatTGAAGCATTCTGTAAAAGAGAAGTCCTCTGCTGTTAAAAAGGCTGAAGAGGGGGCAACAGATCTGAAAAAGAAAGTTGATGAGCTCACAAAGAGTCTAGAGGAGCATGATAAAGAATACCAGGTAAAGGCTTAA
- the LOC100789261 gene encoding LOW QUALITY PROTEIN: beta-glucuronosyltransferase GlcAT14B (The sequence of the model RefSeq protein was modified relative to this genomic sequence to represent the inferred CDS: inserted 1 base in 1 codon), translating to MTLLLGLTKICSLFLLFLATLTSPEGTPILPFYRSITAASYSVFVESKLRPLPVVSSLPPPPSLAYLVSGSKGDGAAVTRVLLALYHPNNRYVVHLDLESSPEERSDLVRFVEGHALFKRFGNVRVIKKANLVTYRGPTMVANTLHAATILLRELGDWDWFINLSASDYPLVTQDDLLHTFSYLPRDLNFIDHTSDIGWKDHQRARPIIVDPGLYMNKKQDVFWIXQRRSRPTAFKLFTGEDPFLWEASDFALGDFA from the exons atGACATTGCTTTTGGGGCTCACGAAGATCTGCTccctcttcctcctcttcctcgCCACCCTCACCTCCCCGGAGGGAACCCCCATCCTCCCCTTCTACCGCTCCATCACCGCCGCCTCCTACTCCGTCTTCGTCGAATCCAAGCTCCGCCCCCTCCCCGTCGTCTCCTCCCTCCCCCCTCCGCCGAGCCTCGCCTACCTCGTCTCCGGCTCAAAGGGTGACGGCGCCGCCGTCACCCGCGTCCTCTTGGCCCTCTACCACCCCAACAACCGCTACGTGGTCCACCTGGACCTCGAATCCTCGCCGGAGGAACGCTCCGATCTGGTGAGGTTCGTGGAGGGCCACGCGCTGTTCAAGCGGTTCGGGAATGTGAGGGTTATAAAGAAGGCGAATCTCGTCACGTACAGGGGACCCACCATGGTCGCAAACACGCTTCACGCCGCCACGATTCTGTTGAGGGAGCTTGGGGATTGGGACTGGTTCATCAATCTCAGCGCCTCCGATTACCCACTTGTCACACAAGATG ATCTGCTGCATACGTTTTCGTACCTACCGCGGGATCTGAATTTCATTGATCATACAAGTGACATTGGATGGAAAGa TCATCAGCGTGCGAGGCCGATCATCGTTGATCCGGGTTTGTATATGAATAAGAAGCAAGATGTGTTTTGGA TGCAGAGGAGGAGTAGGCCAACGGCTTTCAAGCTTTTCACAGGTGAAGATCCTTTTCTT tggGAAG CATCTGATTTTGCATTGGGTGACTTTGCATAG
- the LOC100788733 gene encoding uncharacterized protein, whose amino-acid sequence MDGGNRPEAERWLYTANKLLSARDLHGARSFAIRARESDPTYDASEHLLTVIDTLLAGESRINDHHRDWYGILQILRYATNMDHIAAQYRRLALLLDPHRNMFAFASHAFSLVNDAWSVLSNSAKKAMYDSELRLLTAPAPPQHHPLPPQPQPTPRRNPRSRDEPNPNRPESAESSRQTRTVETDTGTSFWTSCPYCYVLYEYPKVYEECTLRCQSCRRGFHAVVIRSPPPLSGKDGSYCSWGFFPLGFSGNSKDVNGHASNWNPFSPLFPCPLKGSSKRRPQRNWAYYDDDAAAAFIELSDPSDDDSGDGDWRVGKNRGRKRTRGKKNSGDGRREPVERTRRGAHVGNDNVGSGASGNVNANAASAVLAGARGESSKKAALGGLRRRGAGNLGKLDLNVEFSNEVEEPSRGVHNREGNAAGHAEDNIEGIGFFEGLDEFLSSLPILNVVADDKA is encoded by the exons ATGGACGGCGGGAACCGACCGGAGGCGGAGCGCTGGCTATACACCGCCAACAAGCTCCTGAGCGCGCGTGACCTGCACGGTGCGCGCTCCTTCGCCATCCGCGCGCGTGAGTCGGACCCGACCTACGATGCCTCGGAGCACCTCCTGACGGTCATCGACACGCTCCTCGCCGGCGAGTCGCGGATCAACGACCACCACCGCGACTGGTACGGGATCCTCCAGATTCTCCGCTACGCCACCAACATGGACCACATCGCCGCCCAGTATCGCCGCCTCGCGCTCCTCCTCGACCCTCACCGCAACATGTTCGCCTTCGCCAGCCACGCCTTCTCCCTCGTCAACGACGCCTGGTCCGTTCTCTCCAATTCCGCCAAGAAAGCCATGTACGACAGCGAGCTCCGCTTGCTCACCGCTCCGGCGCCGCCGCAACATCATCCTCTTCCCCCGCAGCCTCAACCCACGCCGAGGCGAAACCCTAGATCGAGGGACGAGCCGAATCCTAACCGTCCCGAGTCGGCTGAGTCGAGTCGGCAGACTCGGACCGTGGAAACTGATACAGGAACAAGTTTCTGGACCTCGTGTCCTTATTGTTATGTGCTGTATGAATATCCCAAGGTTTATGAGGAGTGTACCTTACGGTGCCAGAGTTGTCGGAGAGGGTTTCATGCGGTGGTGATACGGTCGCCGCCGCCGTTGAGTGGGAAAGACGGTTCTTATTGTAGTTGGGGGTTTTTCCCGTTAGGGTTTTCTGGGAATTCGAAGGATGTGAACGGGCATGCCTCGAATTGGAACCCGTTTTCGCCTTTGTTTCCTTGCCCCTTGAAGGGGTCGTCCAAAAGGAGGCCTCAGAGGAACTGGGCTTACTATGACGACGATGCTGCGGCCGCGTTTATAGAGTTGTCGGACCCGAGTGACGACGATTCCGGTGATGGGGACTGGAGGGTTGGGAAGAATAGGGGGAGGAAGAGGACTAGAGGGAAGAAAAATTCTGGTGATGGTAGGAGGGAGCCTGTGGAGAGAACTAGGAGGGGTGCTCATGTAGGAAATGATAATGTGGGTTCTGGTGCTAGTGGTAATGTTAATGCTAATGCTGCCTCTGCTGTGCTGGCTGGTGCGAGGGGGGAGTCTAGTAAGAAGGCTGCATTGGGTGGTTTGAGGAGGCGGGGGGCAGGAAACTTGGGGAAGTTGGATTTGAATGTGGAGTTTAGCAATGAGGTGGAGGAGCCTTCCCGTGGAGTGCACAACCGCGAAGGGAATGCTGCTGGACATGCTGAGGATAATATTGAAGGGATTGGGTTTTTTGAAGGCCTTGATGAGTTCCTCAGTAGCTTGCCCATTCTCAATGTTGTGGCAGATGATAAG GCTTAA